CGGGAACAAACAGTGGACTCGTCTTTTAGGCGCGCCCGGTACTACGGCCGCTTCGAATGGAATCACGATCGATAGACAAGGAAATGTTTTTGCAACGGGCCAGACGAACAACAACTTGGACGGTCAGGTTCTTACGGGCAATCAGGATCTCTTTATCGTAAAATTTGATAGCGCCGGGAACAAACAATGGACCAGACTCCTCGGAGCCGTTGGAGCCAATACGAGCGCCTTTGGAGTTACAACGGACGCATCCGGAAACGTTTATTCTACCGGTTCCACATTTGGCAATCTCGACGGCCAGACGTTGACGGGAACCCAGGATCTTTTTGTAGTAAAATACGATACAGCCGGGAACAAACAATGGACTAGGCTTTTGGGAAGTCTCAGCGGTTCCTCTTTGACGGCGGCTTTTGGGATCGCCACAGATCCAACCGGAAGCGGGGTTTACGCTACGGGAGGAACTGGCACAAATTTGGACGCTCAGACTCGAACAGGCAATCAAGATCTCTTTATCGTAAAGTATGATCTTTCCGGGAACAAACAATGGACCCGTCTTTTGGGAGCGCTTGGGGCGACTGAGACCGGCTTTGGGATCACTTCGGATTCTTTTGGAAACGTCTATACAACGGGAGCTTCGAGCGGCGGTCTAGATGGGAATCCTTCCATCGGAGCTCAGGATCTTTTTGTAGTGAAATACGACGGCTCCGGAAATAAGCAGTGGTCGAGGTTGGATGGAGCAGGCGGCGGTTCCAATACCAACGGTAACGGAATTGTTTCCGACGTCTTTGGGAATCTTTATGCGACGGGCTTTACCAACGGAAATTTAGACGGTCTTACTCCGACGGGAACCCAAGACTTCTTTCTCATCCAGTATAAATAGAGATCTTTTCTGTATTCTCTTTCAAACGGACTTGAAGTCCGTTTTCATTCTTCTTTTCTATTTTTGGTTAGGAGCTTAAAAGAAATCGAAGATGGAGATTCAATCCGATTGGAGAATGGAAGTCGGGTAAGCGAAGAGCGGGCGGAGACTTCCGCCCGGGGAAAAGAAAATTATTAGTTGAGGAGTTTGATTCCGCCTACATCCATAAATCTTCTGTAGACTAATTTGTTTTTCTCTTTCAAAGGATTGAAGATCAAAATCACAACCTTATTGTAAGTCACGTATCCAGGACGATACTCGGTGTAGTGATGAGACATCAAAGTCGCTTTGTATTTTGCGTTGTAGATCGTGTAAGTGTGTTTGTTTAGAGATTCGTGAGATTGTTTCTTTTTCTCATCTTCCGTCTGATCCACAAAATTGCTGAGCAAGACCTGGTCTTTTTTCGGACCTTGTTCTCCGAAGATGGTAAACTCTAAAGCATTCTCAGGATGATTGGTAAGATACGTAACAATTTCCGTTAAACCGGGAATTCCCATTTTCACGGATTCCCCTCTGGAAATCTTAGCGTCGTATTCCTTTTTTTCCTTGTTGAATCTTTCTTCTCCCCAAACCGCTTTCGGTTCGAGTTTCTGAGGCATTAGATTTTGGAAATTGATCACAAAGGTATTGTTTTCAGAATCGTAACCTCTCCATTTTGGAAAAGGAACGAGTTCTCTTTTTTCCGTACTCACGGAAGAACTTTCATTCACGGCTATGATATAAGCCGAAAACTTAGCGGGTTCAAAGTCGCGGTTCTCCAGTTCCACCATAACATCCAGAAATTCTCCCTTCCCGTTGTCGGAATGTCTGCGGAAGAAGGATATGTTCTTCACGGCGAGACGTTCGTCGTAGTAGGAGAGGGGATAATAGTCTGTTCCTCCGTCCTTTTTGTTCGGATCGGGTTTTTCTGCATTTTGGCTATAGGATGACTGACCGAGGAAAAGAAGTAGCAGGCAAACAGAGATTCTCAAAAAAGATTTCATAGTTATTCTGGTCCGATGGAATTCTTACTAATTTATATCGGTCTCTACGAGCCGGAAATTAGGTTAGGAAAGTTGTTTTTTGCAAAAATTACCGTTTCCGGTTATTTTCGTCAACGTGAACTACTTTTGGGGAGTAATTAGAGGGAAGTTCTTTCTCTTCCACTTGCGCGTAGGTGATAATGATGACCTTGTCACCCTTCATTCCGAGTCTGGCGGCCGCCCCGTTGAGGCAAATTTCCCCCGATCCGCGTTTTCCTTCGATGATATACGTCTCGAAACGGGCTCCGTTGTTTACGTTCACAACAGAAACCTTCTCATAGACCCGCATTCCCGCCGCGTCCACAAGATCCATATCTACGGTCAGACTGCCTTCATAGTTCAGGTCCGCGTCCGTTACCGTAGCCCGGTGGATTTTACCTTTCATTATGGTTATCTGCATCTTAGGGTTTCCGTTATTCACTAAATAGTACCTTAAAAATTTTACCGGAGATATTTAAAAGCGTTTTCCGCTTAAAAAAGTGAATTTTGGTATTCAAGGTATCCATGCTGAATGGAATTTCCGCAAAAAGTGGGGAAATAATGTAGTTTTCGTAGAGATTCGGATATACCCGATTCTCATCGTAGACCGCATTCTTAAAATTTTCCAAAATCTTGCGAATGATCCTTTTCTCCTGTCGATTGAGATCGACCGCTTCCTCTCCGGGTTCTCCCGTCCAAACGATTTGAAATCCTGAGATTCCTTTTTCCGTAAGTCTGGGCTTGATATCAATTAGACCGTTTTTTCTCAGATGAAGCAACGCCGATTGAAAATCCAAAGCGCAGGGAGAATCTTCCAGATGGATATAAGTCTGATTTGTGATCAGTTTTGCGTTTTTTTGAAAGTAAACCCCGTCCGCGTAGTAGATCAGCTTGGAAAGAGACAAACGATCCCTTCCATTTGGGGATTTTTGTAGGATAAAAGAGATGACTTCTAAAAGTTTTTCCATATAAAGAATCTTGTGAGAATGATCGAACTGAAAGGAGAATTTCCATACCTTCGTTATGTGGATTTGCAGGAAAAATTTCGCCGATTTCGGAAAGAATGCGTTCTGTATTTAGAACACGGTCCCACGATCACCGGCGGAATCAATTATAATCTTGAGAATCTCCTCTTAGGGAAAGATTTTCTGGAATCCCAAGGGATCGCGGTCCATTTTATTCAGAGGGGCGGGGATTTTACCGCTCACGAACCCGGCCAACTCGTGATCTATTCTCACGTGGATTTGAAAAAACGAAATCTTTCTATTCGCTCCTTTCTGGAGAATTTTTTGGGCGCTTTACAAGACGCGGCTCTGAAGACCTGGAACTTAAGCCTCGTCTCCGATCCGGATTCTCCAGGCCTTTATCTTCAATCCGATCCTACGAAGAAAATTTGTTCGATCGGCGTGAACTTTAAGTCCTTTTTTACGAGCTACGGAGTCGCTTTTAACTTGAGCAACGATTTTCGCGCCTTTCGTTGTATCCATCCCTGCGGTAGAAACTGGACGGACATGACGAGCATCGAAATGTTAGGCCTCGACGCGGGAACGACCAAACGAAACGAGTTTCTTTCCTTGGTTCGAAAAAATCTAAATTCTTTTCTTCTTTCTTCAGAAAACGCAGTTTCCCACTGAAAACCTCGCGTTCTCCCATTTTATCCTCAAGAGAAAGCCTCTTTTCTTCCGATTGATGAAAGAGAGGTCAGAAGAGTGAAGATTTTCAAAAGTATATTCTATTTTCTTTTATTGCTGATCGTCTGCGAAGCGGTCGCGCTCGGAGCCGTGGCCTGGTCGTTTTTAGAATCTTCCCTGGCTTCTTTCGAACTCTTAAAAATCGCCTCCGATAACAGAGCGAGAGACACGTTAGGCACTCTTGCAAAGGCCGCTGAAAATTCCGGCTTGGACCGTAACTACGACGATATGAACTTCGTTTTTAACAGGATGACGAAGTTGTCCGAAAAAGACACGGACGGTTATACGATCAAAGAAATCTTTTTAATGAACGACGCGGGAATCGTCCTCGCTCATTCCAATCCGGAATTTCTTCAGGAAGATTTGAAGAAGAGAAAACCGGTGACACTCTATCAAGACGCACTTTATACAAGGGCCTTTCGTCTTCGTAAATGGCAGATCGGTATTCCGGTTTTGATGGGTGAAAAAAAAGAAGTCGTGGCCAAGAGCGGTTTTTTTTCCAAACTCGCGGGTTACTTTCCTGAAATCAACGAACCCGAAATTCTTCTTTCCGCGGCCGTCTATCATCCGATCAAACTCGATCGTGTCGCTGCGATTCATATGACCTATGATCGCGGAAACTTCAGGACCTTTGTCGCCAAACAAACCGAACTTCTGGAGTGGTTGGTTCGTAATTATTCTCTCATCGCTTTGGGTGCTGCCTTATTTTTAGAATTTGTTTATCTCCTTTTGACCTTGGGCAATTCCACGAGACAATCGGTTCCTGATTTGAGCTCGAGACCTCTCGTGGAAAAGGTCTCTCATTCTTCCGAAATGAACGTTCCCGTTCTTGCGAGAAAATCGAGTCCTCTTGATTCTCTTCCGATTCCGGGAAGTCTTGGCAACGCCTCCGCCAAAGTGGAGGAGCCGATTTCAACCCCGGTTTCCGTCGCTCCCGTTTTAACCGCGTCTTCGATTTCAGTTCCGCAGGTCGCTTCCGTTGTCACACAACCGATCGAATCTTCTCCCGTTGCAGTCGCATCGGTTTCTCATTCGGAGCCGTCAACGGTAAGTCCGACGATCATCGCATCCAAAGAAGAAGTTTTGGACGCGATCTACTTAGGATAAAAAAAAGAACGTGGAAATCCGATCCAGACTTTCCGGGAATATTCTCAAACTCAAGTTGAAGGGGAGACTCGACGCTTCGAGCGCGGAGGATTTTTATTCTTATCTCAAAACAAAATGGGAAGAAGGAATCCGGAAATTTTTATTTTCCTGCGAAGAACTCGAATACGTAGAAGCGGAAGGAATCAGCGTACTCGCTCGTTTTGAAAACTTTCTAAAAAACAGAGGGGCTTCCTCCGCCTATTGCGCGTTCAACGAAGAGTGTAAGACGTTACTCAGCTTTCTCGGGTTTGGAAAAACCATCGCCTTTTTTGAGGATCCTTCCCGCGCGGAAGAATATCTTTCTCTTATCAAAATTCAGGATCAGAGAAGTTCTAAAAAAGAATCGTTTCCGATTTCCCAGATCAAAAGAAACGAAGCCATTCAGTTTTATTCTTCGGGAACGGGAACTCCTCGTACCAGTTCCGGCGGTTCTCACTCCGTTTATATTCCCGAAATCCAGACCGTTCCTGAATTTGATGTCGCTTCTTCGGAATCTCCCGATGTAGTTTCGAATCCGGTTTCAAATCTAGAAACCGGTTCTTCAGAGCACGGTCTTTCGAGTCAGTCTCAGAGACTCGAAGCCTTCTTACAAGAAGAGGGAACCCATTCGTCTTCTTCTCCTATCCCTTCTAAGAAACAAGAATCCGTATCTTCTTCCGAATCCTTGTCTTACTCCGCGAAGGCGGCTCTGGAAAAAGCGATTCAGACCGAGAAGAGTTTTCCAAAACGAATCATCTACTGCGGCGCTTGTAGCAGTAGAATTCGAGTTTCCAAGCCGGGAAGATACCAATGTCCGGCGTGCCAGATTCAGTTTGACCTAAATGCCATGGGCGGAGTTCGATACCTAGAAAAACTTCTAGGAACATAAGAGTTGTCCAACGCCGCTTCGCGAAGTATCGCACTTTCATTTTATACGTTCTTATCCAGAATCCTGGGTCTCGTAAGAGATCACTTTATGGCGGTTTCCTTTGGAACCGGCATGGTTGCTTCCGCGTTTTCAGTGGCGTATCGTCTTCCCAACATGTTCCGCAATCTTTTGGCCGAAGGAACACTTTCTCAATCCTTTATGCCTCTCTACGCGGAGTCGGGAAAGATCAGCGAAGAAGAAGCCAAGGTCATGAGCGGCGCGGTCCTTTCCTTTTTGTTTTTTGTACTTTCACTTCTTGTGGGTGTGATGTTTTTCTTTTCTCCGTTATTCCTTCCGTTTCTCGTGGGGGGTACCAAGGAATATTCTAATTTAGTAATAGAGCTTACCTATATCCTCTTTTTTCTGATCGTTACCGCCAGCCTTTCCGCGATCTTTATGGCGATTTCGAATTCTAAAAATCGTTTTTTTGTTCCTTCTCTTTCTCCGATCATATTAAATTTAAGTTATCTTTTTGTCTTTATCGGTTTGTTTCCGTTTGTCTCCGATCTTCACGACCGAGTGATCGTTCTTTGTTCGGCGATCGTTACCGGAGGACTCTTGCAGTTTCTCGTGCAGGCTTGGTTTGTCTGGAAAAAAGGCGATATGCCAAAGATCAACTGGAACTGGAAACATCCCGCGATCCAAAAGATCTTTCGACTGATGTTGCCGGCTGCTCTTGGCGGAGGTTTTTATCAGTTGAGTCTTCTCGTGGATATCTTTCTCGCGAACTGGGTTCAAAATCACAATCCGGGTTTAGGTGCGGTTGTGAGTTTGGATTACGCGCAAAGACTCGTTCAACTTCCGACCGGAATCATCGGAGTTGCACTTGCTACCACGATTCTTCCCGCGCTTCTTCAATCCTTGAAGAATGAAAAGTGGTCCGAGGTGGGAACGGAGTTGTCGGCGGCTCTTGAGTTTGCGATCTTTCTTACGGTTCCCGCTGCGATCGGGATGTCTATTTTATCCGGACCTATTTTGGATTCGATTTATTTCGGAGGGAAATGGGATCATCTCGCGACTCATACTGCCGTTTTACCTTTGATCTTTTATTCGATCGCGATTCCTTTTTTTAGCATCAATAAGATTTTGATTTCCTCTTATTACGCTTTTCAAGACACAAAAACTCCTCTGAAGATTCAGTCCGCTTCTTTTACGATCAATATCGTATTGAATCTTTCCCTTGTCTGGTTTTTAAAACATTCAGCGATCGCACTCGCTTCCGCGATTTCG
This is a stretch of genomic DNA from Leptospira tipperaryensis. It encodes these proteins:
- a CDS encoding type II toxin-antitoxin system antitoxin SocA domain-containing protein; its protein translation is MEKLLEVISFILQKSPNGRDRLSLSKLIYYADGVYFQKNAKLITNQTYIHLEDSPCALDFQSALLHLRKNGLIDIKPRLTEKGISGFQIVWTGEPGEEAVDLNRQEKRIIRKILENFKNAVYDENRVYPNLYENYIISPLFAEIPFSMDTLNTKIHFFKRKTLLNISGKIFKVLFSE
- a CDS encoding SBBP repeat-containing protein; amino-acid sequence: MIGLFDIFVASYDNTGRKQWTRTLGVIGSNTTASGIVSDSLGNVYSTGKTNGNLDGQVLTGIQDLFIVKYDNAGNKQWTRLLGAPGTTAASNGITIDRQGNVFATGQTNNNLDGQVLTGNQDLFIVKFDSAGNKQWTRLLGAVGANTSAFGVTTDASGNVYSTGSTFGNLDGQTLTGTQDLFVVKYDTAGNKQWTRLLGSLSGSSLTAAFGIATDPTGSGVYATGGTGTNLDAQTRTGNQDLFIVKYDLSGNKQWTRLLGALGATETGFGITSDSFGNVYTTGASSGGLDGNPSIGAQDLFVVKYDGSGNKQWSRLDGAGGGSNTNGNGIVSDVFGNLYATGFTNGNLDGLTPTGTQDFFLIQYK
- the panD gene encoding aspartate 1-decarboxylase, which translates into the protein MKGKIHRATVTDADLNYEGSLTVDMDLVDAAGMRVYEKVSVVNVNNGARFETYIIEGKRGSGEICLNGAAARLGMKGDKVIIITYAQVEEKELPSNYSPKVVHVDENNRKR
- a CDS encoding STAS domain-containing protein, encoding MEIRSRLSGNILKLKLKGRLDASSAEDFYSYLKTKWEEGIRKFLFSCEELEYVEAEGISVLARFENFLKNRGASSAYCAFNEECKTLLSFLGFGKTIAFFEDPSRAEEYLSLIKIQDQRSSKKESFPISQIKRNEAIQFYSSGTGTPRTSSGGSHSVYIPEIQTVPEFDVASSESPDVVSNPVSNLETGSSEHGLSSQSQRLEAFLQEEGTHSSSSPIPSKKQESVSSSESLSYSAKAALEKAIQTEKSFPKRIIYCGACSSRIRVSKPGRYQCPACQIQFDLNAMGGVRYLEKLLGT
- the murJ gene encoding murein biosynthesis integral membrane protein MurJ, which produces MSNAASRSIALSFYTFLSRILGLVRDHFMAVSFGTGMVASAFSVAYRLPNMFRNLLAEGTLSQSFMPLYAESGKISEEEAKVMSGAVLSFLFFVLSLLVGVMFFFSPLFLPFLVGGTKEYSNLVIELTYILFFLIVTASLSAIFMAISNSKNRFFVPSLSPIILNLSYLFVFIGLFPFVSDLHDRVIVLCSAIVTGGLLQFLVQAWFVWKKGDMPKINWNWKHPAIQKIFRLMLPAALGGGFYQLSLLVDIFLANWVQNHNPGLGAVVSLDYAQRLVQLPTGIIGVALATTILPALLQSLKNEKWSEVGTELSAALEFAIFLTVPAAIGMSILSGPILDSIYFGGKWDHLATHTAVLPLIFYSIAIPFFSINKILISSYYAFQDTKTPLKIQSASFTINIVLNLSLVWFLKHSAIALASAISASITFLLLGTLLKKHRVEFPWLALLKKISKMIIPFFLLGTYLIFHNLFLYSPILNYLEEGGVSYAQASRINLCIVILPAMILFFVSSLVFRVEGIYLLVGRFRKKHRIT
- a CDS encoding LIC_12071 family protein gives rise to the protein MDEREVRRVKIFKSIFYFLLLLIVCEAVALGAVAWSFLESSLASFELLKIASDNRARDTLGTLAKAAENSGLDRNYDDMNFVFNRMTKLSEKDTDGYTIKEIFLMNDAGIVLAHSNPEFLQEDLKKRKPVTLYQDALYTRAFRLRKWQIGIPVLMGEKKEVVAKSGFFSKLAGYFPEINEPEILLSAAVYHPIKLDRVAAIHMTYDRGNFRTFVAKQTELLEWLVRNYSLIALGAALFLEFVYLLLTLGNSTRQSVPDLSSRPLVEKVSHSSEMNVPVLARKSSPLDSLPIPGSLGNASAKVEEPISTPVSVAPVLTASSISVPQVASVVTQPIESSPVAVASVSHSEPSTVSPTIIASKEEVLDAIYLG
- the lipB gene encoding lipoyl(octanoyl) transferase LipB, producing the protein MIELKGEFPYLRYVDLQEKFRRFRKECVLYLEHGPTITGGINYNLENLLLGKDFLESQGIAVHFIQRGGDFTAHEPGQLVIYSHVDLKKRNLSIRSFLENFLGALQDAALKTWNLSLVSDPDSPGLYLQSDPTKKICSIGVNFKSFFTSYGVAFNLSNDFRAFRCIHPCGRNWTDMTSIEMLGLDAGTTKRNEFLSLVRKNLNSFLLSSENAVSH